The window tccacttgactgcttcccaatgttcttttccaggattttcaagaaacttgCTGAaaacaccaactgcgtgagcaatatcaggtctagtgcatgccattgcatacatcaagcttccgactgctgaagaataaggaactctagccatgttaCCTTTCTCCTCCTCTGTTGTATCTTtttgctcaactttagatgactagcaagaggtgtgctgactggcttaatattcttcatgttgaagcgttctagtacacgttcaatttacttctcctgagatagccataactttctacttgttctctctcgaactatcttcatccctagaatttgttgtgctgggcccaagtccttcatatcaaatgacttggacagatctcttttcaactttgctatcaaccccttgtcttttcctacaattaacatgtcatccacatacaacaacaatataataaagttattctcagaaaatcttttgaagtatacacatggatcagaataggtctttaggtatgtttgacttttcatgaatgagtcaaacttcatttaccactgccttggtgcctgcttcaatccataaagactcttattcaatttgcacactatgtgtttctttccagctacttcaaatccttctggctgctccatataaatctcttcttccaaatctccatgaagaaatgtagttttcacatccaactgctccacttcaagatctaggctagctgctaagctcaaaattgttcgaatagaagtcattttgataACAGGAGAGAAAATTTGGTCAAAATCAATAGTTTTCTTCTATTcaaagcctttaaccaccaatcgagctttgtatctaaCCATCTTGCCATTTTCGTCTTTCTTGAGTTTAatgacccatttgcatttgagtggtcttttaccctttgaaaGTTCAACTAGCTCATgcgtgccatttttctgtagagattctatctcttcttgcatggctttcatccactggttcttttctggatgggacaacacctccttaagactttctggctccccctcataaCTGATGAGGaaatactctgtggaagggtacctgcatgactctaccttTAGCCTCTCTGATCTCCTTAGAGGTTGGGGTTGTTCTTAttcctgagtggggtgctccacttcctcaataccttcatcaagttgcttcccctgctcaataaccttaCCAGGTTGCTCCCcttgctcggcaacctcgtcggtcgtactttctgcacttgtgggattgttagaagtagaaggaatagtaacaaagttaggaattataccgttcttcgccttttctgacatatcagcagtagttccaacttcactttctcggaagactacatctctgcttctgatgaccttcttctttacaggatcccacaatctgtacccgaactcttcatctctatatccgataaatatgcagggaacatatttatcatccagctttgttctctacttttttggtacatgtgcaaaagctctgcaactgaacaccttcagatgcgagtaggacacctcattgttggtccaaactctctctgggatatCAAAtgccaacggaactgatggactcctattgatcaggtaacaggttgtctaaactgcttcaccccagaatgacttaggtagtttagccattctgagcatgcttctcaccttctccataaTGGTGCGGTTCATCATCTCAGCTACGCCATTGTGTTGTGGgattccaggaactgtcttttcatgtctgatctcATGACTTGAAtagtactcttcaaattcccttaaagtgtactcacctccattgtcacttcggagacgctttagctttcgactcgtctccctttctactagaggATGAAACTTCTAAAAAACTTGAAACatctgatctttggttttcaaaatataaacccataattttcgtgaagcatcattgataaaagtaacaaaatatttgttaccacccattgattcaatttccattgggccacaaatatcagaatatactaaatcacgtaattcaattttctttcagacgatatctaaaatgagactctatgctgcttaccaaataaatagtagtcacaaggttttactattatacatttggcataagaaatgagtgatttcttggcaagaatatgcaatcccttctcgctcatatgacccattcttttgtgccacaaatttgcaaaaatctcatcttgtgccgcgttcaattcaccttggcatatttctgcatttgtcctgtacaacgtgccacgagcaactccctttgcaatcccCAATGATCCtttagtgagtctccactttttgatttgtaaaatagttctcgtatccatctcggtcaaaagcaattcccgagatcaagtttatccgcaaatcaggtacatgctgcacatcctttagaaccaatgtacatccgacatttgtcttgatacaaatgtcaccaatccctgcaatctttgagtaacttgtgttactcATTCTCATTGTGCCGAAATcgcctgctacatatctgcaaaaaagatctcttaccggtgtggcatggtaagatgccgttgtgtcaaccacccattccgactctggacctgacaggtgcatgcatttatcttcctcatttataaagaggacaacattatcattattttgcaccatagCGGCTGTGTTGtcatcattcttctggccactagtTTCATCTTTGCCCTTctttggatttgggcaatctcttttgaagtgacctggttgatcacagttgtagcaatttctggctcttgatttggattggttcttTAACTTCCCatgagctccggatctaccatagttgctcgaactcctttgataactcctgcctctaccttctgtgatgagagtctgtctttgattttcaggcttctttctcatcttctcattgagtagaagagccgatgtgacatctttcaaatcaatagtagtcttaccgtgtaggatggttgttgccaaattatcgtacgaagatggcaacgagttcaatagcaagatggctttatcctcttcctcgattttcactctgaggttggcaagctgtgtgattagtccgttaaatatatttaaatatgACAAAAAAATTGTACCTTTACCCATGTGTAGGGCGcataactgcttcttcaggtacaatttatttgtcagcattttggacatgtataggctttccagcCTTGTCCAAATTTCACGTGCAGTGtattcatcaatgatgttatttaccacatcatctaataagtgcaacctgattgcactagtagctctttcatccaagtcagccaaatcctcagctttcatggtatcaggctttttgacATCTTGTGTAATCCTTATTGGAGGAGCAGATCCCTCATCCTTCTTTGATATGTTGAAAAACTGTTATCTCtgttgaattttgctacctccTACTTTACTCCgaacatttttatttttcgtcGAGAATAGTACTACTGACAATGAATAATATTTtagtgaacgagcagaacctgtgctctgataccagttgttgggaataaacctcctacaaaaataatattcatggtaataaaagcggaataataacttagcaccgagatacggtaattaacaagaataaaagagtaacaacgacaccaagatttttacgtgaaaaaccctcttgaataagggaaaaaaccacggccctgagaagagcaactgatatcactattgcaagaaattttacactttgtaggtccgagtaaaatactcaaaagaccactacaacactcaaaagaaataaccctcttttgatattcccacctcactacaatatcactcactctctatttttctcacaaactattttcttataccctgtctgtgaaacctcactctttctttctaactctCAGATATATTTTTCCTTTAAGATTGGTGTATCAAAAATGAGAgccgaagctctccttttataggcaGAACCTCGCCTACTACACTTGACATTTTCTTTCTGCACGTCTACCACATTTGACACAACCTACAATGTTGACTATGCAAAAGAAAAATTGGCTGCCAATTTAGAaaaagaagacaaaggaagaaagTTGTCTTCCTTAATTTATGGGCTGGACCCCATatttaggtcgccctctacctctcctcataCCCGTCAAGGCCAGCCggtcacacctcctcaccggtgcatccaGGCTTCTCATCttcacgtgcccgaaccatctaagcctagcCTCCCGCATCTTGTCTTCTATGGGAGCCACGTCCACCTTCACCCGAATATCGaccttattttcttatttttttctcatATATAGTAAATAGTTTGAGTAAAAAAGGTTATGAATTTTGAACTTAAGCGAGAAGAGAGATAACACCTTGGAGTTTTCCAGCCAGATTAGATTTGAAAGCGTGTAGTTTTACTTCTCTTATGAATTGGGACTTTTTAGCAAAGAGATGTGGTTATATGGTTGGTCGCCGACAGGTGACAGCCATTGGAGTTTTTTGGTGGTCAAAAATTCAATCCTTAATTtaatttaacaaaaataagaagaagtAGGAAATGAGATGAAGGAAGTCGACTAATTTCTTGGATTTGGAATTTGTTCATAGGCTTTTTCGTATCTTCTTTTACTGGTTTGTTGTGGGTTTTGGGTGTTTGGGGGTGTTTGAGCGGAGAAGAaaggtaaaaaataaaataaaattttgataaattaatttaaaaattgggacccaaaaatagcacatattaattaataaattatgtaGTATATGGCGTGTTTGACATGTCAGTGTAATTGAAATATACGTTCGGTTAGATGTGTTTACTAGTATTCATTTCATTAAATTGAGGTGTCCaaatgaaaaaattataaatttgttTATCGGGTTGAAAAATGGGCAAGTTTAGGTTTTGCCAAGATGGAATGATATAAGTGGCATCTCAAGTCGGAAATAGCTTTCTCAAAGGCTATCTTTATTTACTacagaaaaaattcaaaattaaaatgcgGTCTTTTTCTGTAGCTGGTTTGAGCTTTTCTTCATTTCCATTTTCTGCTATGTCTTTCTCTGTCTTCTGGGTCTGGCTTTCTTCCTTTAACTCTCTCTGTTCATATCCATTCTTCTTTACCTCTTTAATATTAAAATCATCACTTCTGTATCATAAAGGTGAgatttttatttccttatttttgtcTCTCTACATCAAGAATGTGGCTGTTGAGTTGGGTATTCTGTTATTTTCCCCATTCTATCCTCATAGGGTTTATATTAGCATTTTGGGCTTTTACTTCTATTTTAACTAACATCAAACAGCTCCTTGGTTGAAGAGTAGGTGGAGATGCATATACACACAGAAAAAACGAAGAGATTTTGGGtaaaagaagaagctaagaaaTTGTAAGAAGGGAGATTTGGGTTTTGAAGAATGAGTGCGTCTAGGTTCATAAAGTGTGTCACCGTTGGCGATGGAGCTGTGGGTAAAACTTGTCTTCTCATTTCCTATGCCAACGACACTTTTCCCACTGTAAGTACTTGTTTACCTCTCTATCTCTCTATTTGTCAGGCATTTTCTTTTGATCTTTCTATTTATCGCCCAAAAGAACAAATTAAGCTAGTTATTCTCAGTAAAACGACCTTTTTTCTTGATTCATGACTTGCTTAATCAATTTGGCACCCGGTCTAAGAGTGGGTTGTTTTACGTTTACTTCCAATTACCACAAAACATGgatcttttggctatttttaagGGAAAGAAAACTGATTTTCTACCATTATAGACTAgagttttatgttttttttttgggtgggggTGTTTGAAAACCATGAGACATGTAGTCTAGGGAAAGGGAGCCGAAACTACATCTTGAATATTGTCTTGGTGAACTCAGCCTTAACGAGCTTCTTGTCAAGTTGGTTGACAAACCAACAAAAGGTTGTCTTCTGTTTTTGTTGTGCATCAGTGATAACTTGCTTAAAAGATACCCCTTTTCCCTTAAATGCAAAAGGATAAATACTCTTATAAACTAAAAGGTATCAGATGGATGGAGTATGAATAGAAAAAAGTAAGTATTAGAACTCTCATGGAAGATGGAATAAACATCACAAAAACCAAACTAAGATACTCGTTATAATTTAATAGCTCAGTTTCTAACTTGATACTGGTTTTTTTATCAAAGATGTCACTTGTTAGAGTGAAAGTGCTTTAAAAACTTTAATAAAAAAGTTGATTATAAGTTCTAGTTATGTTTATGTGAGTGGTGTGTGCATTGCTCATGTTTGGTGATTGTCTGCTGCATTGCAAACAGGTTTGCGTCCCAACTGTATTCGACCATTTTAGTGCAGATGTGGTTGTCGATGGGAGCACTGTCAATCTGGGGCTCTGGGATACTGCAGGTAAAATATTTCCCTACATGACATTTTCAGCTTTTTCTCTTGTCCCTCGCTCCGCGGCGCACATGTCAACTACCTCTACTTTTTGATTGAACAGGTCAGGAGGATTACAATAGATTAAGACCGTTGAGCTATCCCGAGGCAGATGTATTTATACTGGCGTTTTCTCTCATTAGCAAAGCGAGCTATGAAAATGTCTCCAAAAAGGCAAGTTTCTCTCCTGCATCCTGCCTCtaactttcatttttttttaatattttttttgctGTACTTGGCCGGGAGATGAACTTGTGGGAACGTTAATGAAAGCTGTCGGTCCCATTAAGTTTTGAAGCAAGTCCATAAATAACATTGGCTTGTTTGTCTTTTACATTAGTTGTTCATACCATATGGATAGTGAAATACCTACCAACCTAGTACTTCCAGTGTTGAATATTTAGGATTTCTTAGCGAAGAATGAGTAATAGTTGCCTAtcagaaaagtaaaataaataaaatgtatGGTTGGTGATATTCAACAATTACTAATACATTATTTCATCTTCCTCCTATTGAATTTCAGTGGATTCCTGAGTTGAGGCATTATGCTCCTGGAGTTCCAATTATTCTTGTTGGAACAAAGCTAGGTTCGTATCCTAATTAATCATGTTTGATTGTTAATTCAACAACTGATTGATTTATTCTTATCTAATTTCACTAGTTGGTCAGAATGATGGTGTCTTTTTGTCTGTCTTTACATTATTTTTGGTCTACTTATCTTCATTTCCTGAGCTATGATTAATCCTCTCTTTGGAAATTTTGCCTTTTAAATTTGGCCGAGCCATGAAATTTCAGACTACCCTTGAAGAGAGTTTATTTTTGTGCTGGGTCATGAATCACTGTGTCAAAAGTTTTGCAGAGCTGTTTTTTGGGGAAAAAAGGAGCTCTGTAGGAAGTTCCAGGTCACATAAGTTCCTTATTTGGCAAGTCAAATGCAATTGTGATATTGCTGCTATTCCCTAGAATTGTGGTTGGGGTCATAAAAGATGGAACGTATGATGCCTTTCATCGTCGGTTGTATATATTTGTCTTTATGGCATGAGTAGTTAGCATGTGCATGCTCTCACTGCACCTTGTTTTCTCCTTCTTGAGAGGTTGAGCCTATTAAGCGTCGATACTGCAGCTACTTTTGGTAACGCACCGGTCTGgaaagcatgataatgtgatttTTTATCGACCATTTAGCTGGAGCAGTTCTTATGAATGAAAACATTTCAGGAGTTATAGGCAGTTTATTCATGTACCGAAACAGATAGCTGATGTGATAAATGCTGCTGTTTAGTGGCTGAACCACCACCAACATAGCCAGTATATTCCCACAACTGGGGTTttgggagggtagtttgtacgcagaccttacccctaccttgtgtaagcagagaggttgcttccgATAGTCCAGGTAAGCACAGTATCAGCCATAAATATCTGCTGAATCATGATACTAAATCATTTCATTCAGTAGAGTGCTGAATGAACATGAACATGTTGGATGCAAATACATTGGTTGAAATTCAGATGCCTTTTAACTGGATTAACCCTGAAGAACTATTTATGGTGTCAATAGATGAAAAAATGTGAATCATATATGGCTAGGCAGAGAGGATATTGTGATTCGTGGAAACTTCTACACCTTTTGGATCCCAGATAATCACTTTTTCAGTAACTTAGGTTGTTATGTTGTTAAATTGCTGGAGAAGTGTGACCTGTTGCATACTCAGATTTGAGATAGACGAGAAAGAAATATTTGTTCAAAGTTTTGTTTCTCATTTAAAGAATGCAGGGTGCGCAATTGTTTTATAGTTTTGAATtgcgtggccttgtatgtcgcttgcgccggtcactttatggtctaaagcagtctcctcgagcctggtttggtaagttaaGCACAATTATCCAGGAATTTGGCATGATTCggagtgaagctgatcactctgtattctatcggcattctgcttcgagtttctgtatttatctggtggtttATGTTAACGTAGCAAACCGAGAGCATAGTAATACCTACGTCCCTAGAATGATTCGATGGGATGAGATATTATCCAAAGATGAATGACGTTTTGAAGTCATAACTCAACCTAAATATGAACAAGAAAGTTCACACATCGAACAAGTAATTCAACACCCAACAGGTGCAGTAGACTTAATTTTTTTTAGATCTAACTCAATAAGCGAAGCTTCTTCCAGTAAAAGAATGTCCTTCAGTGGACCTTCTTCTTCTAAACCCCTGGAGGAAAAGTATAAAAGCAACATAAGCGATAAAAGCGATGAAGAATTAATCGAAGAACTTgatagaaaaataaaaggagTAGATTTTAATAAAACTGTTCCTAAAGTAATCTATCAAAAGGGTCCTTTTATTCACAAAAGTTCATCCGCACAAACAATAGATAGACTTCGAACTcttaaagaagaaaataacttcaaaatagattGGAAAAGTCTAAATGCTCAGTGGGAACACCCTGATAACAATATTAAAAGAAAATGGTATGTAAATGCCTATTCTTTAGATCAAAGAAAGTCTTTCAGATATAAATGGATTAAAGATCTAAAAAGACTTAAATGTGATATAGAATTCTTTAGATGGTTCAAATTAACTGGGCAGATTCCAAATCAAAAGGAATCTTTACAAATGATTATTAACAAATGGTATACTAAAAATAAAGGTACAATAGAAGCCACTATTCCACCTTTAGATGAAATAGTAATACCAGTTCAGAATGAGGTCATAACGGCTTCCCCCTTCAAAAGAGAAAGCATTCACCTCGATAAAGAACCAATAAACAAAGACTTGAATAAAATAATTGTTCAAAATAACTACACAAACAATCTTTTACATGTTGTAGCCAATCAATTAAAAGACACTAACAAATTAGGAATCCCAACAAAATCAACAGTAGCACCTACTATAGAAACACATCCTACTATCAAATCCctgaattttcaaaagaaaagttCCCGcaattaaaagataaatttgattttacaaatgaacttctagaaaaaatagaagaacaacTTAAAACGAAACTGAGTGTATCAAAAATCCATACATAACAAGCTAGTAGTAGTGGAGACAAAAACTATAGAAATACATAAATTACAAAAACAATTAACTTCATTAAATAAAACGTATGAAACTATACTAAAGGATGAAACCATCCCTGACAGAGAAGCAAAGTTAATAATAATAGAGAAAGCTTCTAACGAATGCTCAGACTTTATTAATAAGATAAAACCTCTAGTTACATTAAAAACCATCTCTGCTAATACTCCTGAAGTAAGTAGAATAATGGGAAATCCTCGACATCCTAATAAGAAAACTTATTATGGAAGACCAatgttcccagatgttcaattTGAAGAAGACGTCTATCTATCTTACTCCAGTCATGACGGAACTGGAATTACCGAATGGAATATTGATGGCCTAGCCGAAGGCCAAATTTACAAAAAACTCCACGAAATAGGAATTGCGGTAACAGCCTACAAAATAAAAATGCGTCAGATAAACACACTGCAACCTTAGTAGTATCAGGTTTTACTGGTACATTAAAAaattggtgggataattatcttTCCGAAGAAAACAGAAATCAAATTCTTAATGCTACGACCATAACAACTGTAGTAAAAACTGAAAATAATACTCAGACAACCGAACAAGTAGCTAAAGAAGATGCTACAACAACTTTAATTTATTGTATAACGAAACATTTTATTGGAGAACCAAAACTATTCCACTATAGAAGTCTTGAACTTTTTAATAATATTAGCTGCCCAAAATTAACAGATTTTAGGTGGTATAGGTATAAAGATATGTTCATAGAAAAGGTAATGATCAGAGAAGACTATAATAAACCTTTCTGGAAAGAAAGATTCATTAGTGGATTACCCAGACTATTTGCCGAAAAGGTAAGaaataaaattaaagatagatttaatggttcaattccatatgataatcTAACATATGGAGATTTAATAAGCTTTATTAATGTTACAGGTTTAGACCTATGTACAGACCTAAAACTAAAAAGCCTTATTAAAAAAAGCATACTACAATCCAAAGCTGAACTTGGTAGTTTTTGCCAAGACTTCGGTTACAAAACAATTGCAGCTCCTTCAAAAAGAgtatcaaagaaaaacaaacataaaattTCTGATAAACCTATAAGACGCCATAagcgtaaagaaaagaaagaaggtgaaacttctaaaaagaaaaggtttaaaagaaagaaaaattatggtGATAAATGATGGTCATGTGGAAAAACAGGGCATAGAGCCAGTGACTGTAACGtcacgaaaaagaaaaagaataaagttAATTCTTTAGAAATTGATGAAAATACTAAAGAAAAACTTTACGCTATTCTAGAAGATAATGATTACAGTTCATcgtcttcatcatcttcatccaTTGTTAGTTATTCGGATAGTGACAATGAACTAATCAATGTCGCGTATGATTCAGACAGTAGCAGCTCAATAGAAAACAACTGTAACTGTACTGGCGCAGTTTGCGTGTGTAGTCAAAACTCACTTAGGGTAATTTCGGAAGACTCCAAGGAAGTCTTATTCGACATCATCAAACACATTGATGACGAtgacttaaagaaaaaatatctaattgaattaaaaaatattatggtTAAACAGAAGGGAAATCGACCACACATAGAACCTTTTGATATGAAGAAAGTAATGGATAGATTTTTTGTTAAAACAGAAGAACCCACTACCATCCAACATCTTCAGACTTAACTTAAATCAGTGAAAGAAGAATTAAAAGATATTAAGCTTAGACTTAATAAAATCGAAATGGAAAATATTACTGATAAAATATTATCCCAAGCAAATAAAGGAAAAACTATTAATCAAGAATTCTTCAAAGAAGAAAATGATGGTAACGATTGCGAAGAAGATGGCAACGCTTCAAAATTAAACGATAATGATTCAATTATAGAAGAATCAAGAGACGACTCATCAGCCTTAGTTAAACTCACTAAAGTAAAGGCTAAAAGTTATCATCTCCCCATAACTTTAAAAGTGCAAGATATGACCTTTAATAAATTAGCATTATTAGATTCAGGTGCAGATAAGAACTGCATAATGGAAGGAATAATACCTCTAAAATATTTAGAAAAGAGTATGCAAAAATTATACTCCGCCACAGGAGAACTATTGAAAATAAATTACAAATTATCTAAAGCACATATCTGTAATGATGGAATATGCTTTATTAATGATTTTGTAATAACAAGGGATATAAATGAAgaaataattttgggaattccTTTCCTGACTCAAATAAAGCCACATTACGACGATTTAAGTGCACTCTGCACTAATGTATTAGAAAAAGAAATACGATTTCCTTACCTAAATCCAATCTCTAAAGAGGAAAGTGATTACATTAAATcacaaacaatttttaaaataaacttaTTATCTCAACAGGTTAATtacttaaaaaataatataaaagttCACAAAATTGAACAAACTTTAAAAAACCCGGAAGTAGGAGATAAGATTAAACTGTTTCAGCAAAAACTCGAACTAGAAGTTTGTTCCGATTTACCTACAGCCTTTTGGGAACGAAAAAGGCACATAGTCCACCTACCTTACATAAAGAAATTTAATGAACAAAACATACCTACTAAGGCAAGACCTATTCAAATGAATCATGACTTAATAGAAGTCTGTAAAAAGGAAATAAGTGATCTTCTCCAGAAGAAAATAATTAGGCCTTCTAAATCACTTTGGAGCTGTGCAGCCTTCTACGTTAACAATAATGCAGAAAAGGAAAGAGGAGCCCCTAGGTTAGTAATTAACTATAAACCTTTAAATAAAGTATTACAATGGATTAGGTACCCGAtacctaataaaagagatttattaaaaagaacttataaggctaatatttatagcaaatttgatatgaaatcaGGTTTCTGACTAATTCAATAAAACTGCCTTCAATGTCCCCTTTGGACAATATGAATGGAACGTAGGCCTTTTGGGTTAAAAAATGCCCCATCTGAATTTCAGAATGTAATGAATAATATATTCAACCCCTATAGTAACATGTCAATAGTTTACATTGATGACGTATTAATATTTTCAGAAGATATAGATTCCCACTTTAAACATCTCAATACTTTCTTTAAAATAGTAAAACACAACGGACTAGTAGTCAGTGCTAAGAAGATAAAGTTGTTTCAAACAACCATTAGATTTTTAGGACATGACCTATATCAAGGAACTTACAGACCAATTTGTAGAGCCATTGAATTTTCGTCCTAATTTCCCGATGAAATCATAGACAAAACACAACTTCAAAGATTCTTAGGAAGCCTCAACTACGTAGCAGACTTTATCCCTAATATTAGGAAAATCTGTGAACCCCTTTATAAACGTCTCAGGAAGAAATAGGAATTGGAACTGGAATTCCAAATCCTGAAGCGTTCATGTTAGTCGAAACTGACGCTTCTAATGAAGGGTACGGTGGTattcttaaacaacgaatttcgTCATAGTCTCCAGAATAGTTAGTTCATTTCACTTCCGGTATCTGGAATCCGGCTCAAAAGAATTATAGTACAGTCAAAAAAGAGATTTTGTCTATAGTACTATGTATTACAAAATTTcaagatgatttaataaataaagaatttatatTAAGAGTTGATTGTAAATCAGCTAAAGAAATTTTGCAAAAGGATGTGTCAAATCTTATTTCTAAACAGATTTTTGCCAGATGGCAAGCTTTATTATCTAGCTTCGACTTTGAAATcgaatttataaaaggagaaaataactcTTTGCCCGATTTTCTAACTAGAGAATTTTTACAGGGTAAAAATGAGACCAGACCAGAAGGGTCCGTTCAGGGCCTCTCCTAAAAGAGAGAATAGGTATTCTGCTCTTGCAGAATTCCCATTATTACCACCCGTAAGATCACCCCTAAATATAATGGTTACCCCTCCGAGAGTACCCACTACAAATAAAACCACTGCCATGACAGTACTCGGGACTATTCCCAAAAGAGATGGTCCATTTCAGCAGGTTTCCTCAAAAGCCTCCACCAGCCAAGCAGGTAAGATACTGACAAGTGTCGACTATGCAATGAAGGTTCCTGAAACCTTCGCC of the Nicotiana tabacum cultivar K326 chromosome 7, ASM71507v2, whole genome shotgun sequence genome contains:
- the LOC107785818 gene encoding rac-like GTP-binding protein 5; translated protein: MSASRFIKCVTVGDGAVGKTCLLISYANDTFPTVCVPTVFDHFSADVVVDGSTVNLGLWDTAGQEDYNRLRPLSYPEADVFILAFSLISKASYENVSKKWIPELRHYAPGVPIILVGTKLGSYPN